From the genome of Calidithermus timidus DSM 17022, one region includes:
- the rpsL gene encoding 30S ribosomal protein S12, translating into MPTINQLLRKGRAPVVKKSKVPALKGSPFRRGVCTVVRTVTPKKPNSALRKVAKVRLSSLYEVTAYIPGEGHNLQEHSVVLIRGGRVKDLPGVRYHIVRGTYDTQGVKDRKKSRSKYGAKKPKADAKGAAKK; encoded by the coding sequence CTGCCAACGATCAACCAACTGCTTCGCAAGGGCCGTGCTCCTGTGGTCAAGAAGAGCAAGGTGCCCGCTTTGAAGGGTAGCCCCTTCCGCCGCGGCGTCTGCACCGTGGTGCGCACCGTCACCCCCAAGAAGCCCAACTCGGCGCTGCGCAAGGTGGCCAAGGTGCGCCTGAGCAGCCTCTACGAGGTCACCGCCTACATCCCCGGTGAGGGTCACAACCTGCAGGAGCACAGCGTCGTGCTCATCCGTGGAGGCCGTGTGAAGGACCTGCCGGGCGTGCGCTATCACATCGTGCGCGGCACCTACGACACCCAAGGCGTCAAGGACCGTAAGAAGAGTCGCAGCAAGTACGGTGCCAAGAAACCCAAGGCGGATGCCAAGGGCGCTGCCAAGAAGTAA
- the rpsG gene encoding 30S ribosomal protein S7 produces the protein MSRRRQAEVRRLEPDLVYGDVVVSAFINRIMREGKKNLAARIFYDACKIIQEKSGQEPLKVFRAAVDNVRPRVEVRSRRVGGANYQVPVEVSPRRQQTLALRWIAAAAEGRSERTAAARFAAELLEAAENKGGAIKKKEDVERMAEANRAYAHYRW, from the coding sequence ATGTCCCGCAGAAGACAAGCTGAAGTACGGCGGCTCGAGCCCGACCTGGTTTATGGCGACGTGGTGGTCTCAGCCTTCATCAACCGCATCATGCGTGAAGGCAAGAAGAACCTGGCCGCCCGCATCTTCTACGATGCTTGCAAGATCATCCAGGAAAAGAGTGGCCAAGAGCCCCTCAAGGTCTTCCGCGCCGCCGTGGACAACGTGCGCCCTCGAGTCGAGGTGCGCAGCCGCCGCGTGGGTGGGGCCAACTACCAGGTTCCCGTAGAGGTTTCCCCGCGCCGCCAACAGACCCTGGCCCTGCGCTGGATCGCCGCCGCCGCCGAAGGCCGCAGTGAGCGCACCGCCGCCGCCCGCTTCGCGGCCGAGCTGCTGGAAGCGGCTGAGAACAAGGGCGGGGCCATCAAGAAGAAGGAAGACGTCGAGCGCATGGCCGAGGCCAACCGCGCTTACGCCCATTACCGGTGGTAA
- the fusA gene encoding elongation factor G — MSTKVESALKLTRNIGIAAHIDAGKTTTTERILYYTGRIHKIGEVHEGAATMDWMEQEKERGITITAAVTTANWKHQKTGIEHRINIIDTPGHVDFTIEVERSMRVLDGAVAVFDASQGVEPQSETVWRQADKYGVPRIAFANKMDKTGADLWLVINTMKERLGARPVVMQLPIGREDTFSGIIDVLRQKAYTYGNDIGTDIREIEIPAEYAEQAKEYYEKLVETAADFDEGVMMKFLEGEAVSEAELIAAIRAGTIAQKIFPVFLGSALKNKGVQLLLDAVVDYLPSPLDIPPIKGRSENGEEVERPADPNGPLAALAFKIMADPYVGRLTFIRVYSGTLKSGSYVVNTTKGRKERVARLLQMHANNRQEVEELRAGELGAVVGLKETITGDSLVGEGDEPVILESIEIPEPVIDLAIEPKTKADQDKLAVALSRLSEEDPTFRVSTDQETGQTIISGMGELHLEIIVDRLKREFKVDANVGKPQVAYRETITRAVDVEGKFVRQSGGRGQYGHVKIKAEPLGRGSGFEFINAIVGGVVPKEYIPAVQKGIEEAMQSGPLTGFPIVDLKVTLYDGSYHEVDSNEMAFKIAGSMAIKEAIQQGNPVVLEPIMRVEVTTPEQFLGDIIGDLNSRRGQIQGMDDRGNARIVRAHVPLAEMFGYANDMRSMTQGRASFVMFFDHYAEVPKNIQEKLVKGQ; from the coding sequence ATGTCCACTAAGGTTGAGAGCGCCCTCAAGCTAACCCGCAACATCGGGATCGCCGCGCACATCGACGCCGGCAAGACCACCACCACCGAGCGCATCCTCTACTACACCGGCCGTATCCACAAGATCGGCGAGGTACACGAGGGTGCGGCCACGATGGACTGGATGGAGCAGGAAAAGGAGCGCGGCATCACCATCACTGCCGCGGTCACCACTGCCAACTGGAAGCACCAGAAGACCGGTATCGAGCACCGCATCAACATCATCGACACCCCCGGCCACGTGGACTTCACCATCGAGGTTGAGCGCTCCATGCGCGTACTCGACGGGGCGGTGGCAGTCTTCGACGCCTCGCAGGGTGTGGAGCCTCAGTCCGAGACGGTGTGGCGCCAGGCCGATAAGTACGGCGTGCCGCGCATTGCCTTTGCCAACAAGATGGACAAGACCGGGGCCGACTTGTGGCTGGTGATTAACACCATGAAGGAGCGCCTGGGGGCTCGCCCGGTGGTGATGCAGCTTCCCATCGGGCGCGAGGACACCTTCAGCGGCATCATCGATGTGCTGCGCCAGAAGGCCTACACCTACGGCAACGACATCGGCACCGATATCCGCGAGATCGAGATCCCTGCCGAGTACGCCGAGCAGGCCAAGGAGTACTACGAGAAGCTCGTCGAGACCGCTGCCGACTTCGACGAGGGCGTGATGATGAAGTTCCTCGAGGGCGAGGCGGTGAGCGAGGCTGAGCTCATCGCTGCCATCCGCGCAGGCACCATCGCCCAGAAGATCTTCCCGGTCTTCCTCGGCTCCGCGCTCAAGAACAAGGGCGTGCAGCTCCTGTTGGACGCGGTGGTAGACTACCTCCCCTCGCCGCTGGACATCCCCCCCATCAAGGGCCGGAGCGAAAACGGGGAGGAGGTCGAGCGCCCCGCCGATCCCAACGGGCCGCTGGCGGCGCTGGCCTTCAAGATCATGGCCGATCCTTACGTAGGCCGCCTGACCTTCATCCGCGTCTATTCCGGCACGCTCAAGTCGGGCTCCTACGTGGTCAACACCACCAAAGGTCGCAAGGAGCGCGTGGCCCGCTTGCTGCAGATGCACGCCAACAACCGCCAGGAGGTCGAGGAGTTGCGGGCGGGCGAGCTGGGCGCGGTGGTGGGCCTGAAGGAGACCATCACCGGCGATAGCCTGGTGGGCGAGGGCGACGAGCCGGTGATTTTGGAGTCCATCGAGATCCCCGAGCCCGTGATCGACCTGGCCATCGAGCCCAAGACCAAGGCTGACCAGGACAAGCTGGCCGTGGCCCTCTCCCGCCTGAGCGAGGAGGACCCCACCTTCCGGGTCTCCACCGACCAGGAAACCGGCCAGACCATCATCTCCGGCATGGGCGAGCTGCACCTGGAGATCATCGTCGACCGCCTCAAGCGCGAGTTCAAGGTCGATGCCAACGTGGGCAAGCCCCAGGTGGCCTACCGCGAGACCATCACCCGCGCGGTGGACGTCGAGGGCAAGTTCGTACGCCAGTCGGGCGGTCGCGGCCAGTACGGCCACGTCAAGATCAAGGCCGAGCCGCTGGGCCGGGGCTCGGGTTTCGAGTTCATCAACGCCATCGTGGGCGGCGTGGTGCCCAAGGAGTACATCCCCGCCGTGCAGAAGGGCATCGAGGAGGCCATGCAGTCCGGTCCCCTCACCGGCTTCCCCATCGTCGACCTCAAGGTCACCCTCTACGACGGCTCTTACCACGAGGTTGACTCCAACGAAATGGCCTTCAAGATCGCAGGCTCCATGGCGATCAAGGAAGCCATCCAGCAGGGTAATCCGGTGGTGCTCGAGCCCATCATGCGCGTCGAAGTCACCACCCCCGAACAGTTCCTGGGCGACATCATCGGCGACCTCAATAGCCGCCGGGGACAGATCCAGGGCATGGACGACCGGGGCAACGCCCGTATCGTGCGGGCCCACGTGCCGCTGGCCGAGATGTTCGGCTACGCCAACGACATGCGCTCCATGACCCAGGGCCGGGCCTCGTTCGTGATGTTCTTCGATCACTACGCCGAAGTCCCCAAGAACATCCAGGAGAAGCTGGTAAAAGGGCAATAA
- a CDS encoding GTP-binding protein, with the protein MAKGVFERTKPHVNVGTIGHVDHGKTTLTAAITFVAAAANPSIEVQDYDQIDKAPEEKARGITINTAHVEYETAQRHYSHVXCPGHADYVKNMITGAAQMDGAILVVSGTDGPMPQTREHILLARQVGVPYIVVFLNKV; encoded by the coding sequence ATGGCGAAAGGTGTATTCGAGAGGACGAAACCGCACGTAAACGTGGGGACGATCGGGCACGTAGACCACGGGAAGACGACGCTGACGGCGGCGATCACGTTTGTAGCGGCGGCGGCGAACCCGAGCATCGAGGTGCAGGACTACGACCAGATCGACAAGGCGCCGGAGGAGAAGGCGCGTGGGATCACGATCAACACGGCGCACGTGGAGTACGAGACGGCCCAGCGGCACTACAGCCACGTNGANTGCCCGGGGCACGCGGACTACGTGAAGAACATGATCACGGGAGCGGCACAGATGGACGGGGCGATCTTGGTGGTGTCTGGGACCGATGGACCGATGCCGCAGACGCGCGAACACATCCTGCTGGCTCGGCAGGTAGGGGTGCCGTACATCGTGGTGTTTTTGAACAAAGT